One window of the Sparus aurata chromosome 17, fSpaAur1.1, whole genome shotgun sequence genome contains the following:
- the LOC115567447 gene encoding fucolectin-like codes for MKHTGVFILLLFFGSCSSYTYQNVALRGKATQSYRFGPDAFGAAYNAIDGNRDSDYPADSCTHTAEQTNPWWRVDLLESYIITSITITNRGDCCAERINGAKIHIGNSLGYHNGITNPLAGVICEIPAGNSFTLTFTNRVEGRYVVVFLPGPNKILTLCEVEVYGYRAPTGENLALQGKASQSSLHFNGIAYYAIDGNRANSYDRASCTHTNNDMNPWWRLDLRKTHKVFSVKITNRYNYSERLNGAEIRIGDSLENNGNNNPR; via the exons ATGAAGCACACTGGTGTATTTATTTTGCTGCTCTTCTTCGGGTCATGCTCATCTTATACTTACC AAAATGTGGCCTTACGTGGCAAAGCAACTCAGTCATACCGCTTTGGGCCTGATGCTTTTGGGGCTGCATACAATGCCATTGATGGAAACCGCGACTCTGATTATCCTGCCGACTCATGCACCCATACCGCTGAACAAACCAACCCCTGGTGGAGAGTTGACCTGCTGGAGTCCTAcatcatcacctccatcaccatcaccaacaGAGGAGACTGCTGTGCAGAAAGGATCAACGGAGCAAAGATTCACATTGGCAACTCTCTTGGGTATCACAATGGTATCACAAACCCACT gGCTGGTGTTATTTGTGAAATCCCTGCAGGGAACTCATTCACTTTGACTTTCACTAATCGTGTAGAGGGGCGTTATGTGGTTGTGTTTCTGCCTGGTCCAAACAAGATTCTGACACTCTGTGAAGTGGAGGTTTATGGTTACCGTGCACCAACTG gagaGAACCTGGCACTCCAAGGAAAAGCCTCACAATCATCTTTGCATTTTAATGGCATTGCTTATTATGCCATTGATGGTAATCGTGCCAACAGTTATGACCGGGCGTCCTGCACTCATACAAACAACGACATGAACCCCTGGTGGCGTCTGGATCTGCGCAAAACccacaaagtgttttctgttaagATAACCAATCGATATAATTACTCAGAACGCCTTAATGGAGCAGAGATCCGCATCGGAGATTCCCTTGAGAACAATGGCAACAACAATCCCAGGTAG